From Streptomyces zhihengii, the proteins below share one genomic window:
- a CDS encoding glycoside hydrolase family 3 protein, whose amino-acid sequence MTAHRPPLFRDPQSAVGRRVDDLLARLTTDERIAMLHQFAPAVERLDVGAFRTGQEALHGVAWMGPATVFPQAVGLGATWNPELVRRVGEAVSREARAMRAKDDRVGLNVWAPTVNLLRHPLWGRNEEGYAEDPYLTSAVAVAYTRGLRGDHPVHWRTAPILKHWLAHNNETDRDVSSASVRPRVLHEYDLRAFRGAVEAGAVAGVMPAYNLVNGRPNHLSPWLREHLRAWTDRELLVCSDAGAPSNLVDSEKYFATHEEATAAALRAGVDSFTDHGTDGSVMGARLRGALEQGLIDPEDIDRAVRRLLTVRFALGEFDADPHEDDTAYDTPAHRALAREAAEQAVVLLRNEPRAEGPRGRAPLLPLAAGTRLAVVGLLADECKLDWYSGSLLHRSSPLDGLRERFGAVEYAEGTDLVRLRTASGGVLLAPASDAADRARGAEVALDPALLAGRTDLPPLTVTDSPGTDGTVFAMTDWGDGVLTLRAAGGRYLSVAEDGFVRASADQPGGWVVQETFRLVPAGGDQGNQGEHLLQHIATGLYLCVAADGVKVAAEGEPLAVDSVERGEDAVARAAAAADVVVVVAGNDPHINGRETEDRRTLALPPHQERLWRAARDANPDTVLVLVSSYPYAVPEAAADLPAVLWTAHGGQDAGTALARVLAGDVSPAGRLPQTWYRDDADLPDLMDYDVIGSRQTYLYFRGEPLFPFGHGLSYTRFAYTGLTAELTGGRVRVRFTVANTGARASDEVAQVYLRAVDADVPRPAAELAAHERLHLAPGESRELAFDVPVEALGHWDVAHGRWTVEPGRYEVLAAASSTDVRLRAAVEVAGVPSPPRPVLAGGLDAAGYDEQSGTVLVDRHRTHGDAVAPVAAEGSLLYRRCDLGAGLGTVGVEASGEGTVEVLLGGDRVASVTVPATEGPYTYVTVTGPAAAPAGVHDLRVVLRGAVRLARLDFTARG is encoded by the coding sequence GTGACAGCTCACCGGCCGCCGCTCTTCCGTGACCCGCAGTCGGCCGTCGGCCGACGCGTCGACGACCTGCTCGCGCGGCTGACCACCGACGAACGGATCGCGATGCTGCACCAGTTCGCACCCGCCGTCGAACGTCTCGACGTCGGAGCTTTCCGCACCGGGCAGGAGGCCCTGCACGGCGTGGCATGGATGGGCCCGGCGACCGTCTTCCCGCAAGCCGTGGGCCTCGGCGCCACCTGGAACCCGGAACTGGTCCGCCGCGTCGGCGAGGCCGTCTCCCGGGAGGCCCGGGCGATGCGCGCGAAGGACGACCGGGTGGGCCTCAACGTCTGGGCGCCGACCGTCAACCTGCTGCGCCACCCGCTGTGGGGCCGCAACGAGGAGGGCTACGCGGAGGACCCGTACCTCACCTCCGCCGTCGCCGTCGCCTACACCCGCGGACTGCGCGGCGACCACCCCGTCCACTGGCGCACCGCGCCGATCCTCAAGCACTGGCTGGCGCACAACAACGAGACCGACCGCGACGTCTCCTCCGCCTCCGTGCGCCCGCGGGTGCTGCACGAGTACGACCTGCGGGCCTTCCGGGGCGCGGTCGAGGCCGGCGCGGTCGCCGGGGTGATGCCCGCGTACAACCTCGTCAACGGCCGCCCCAACCACCTCTCCCCCTGGCTGCGCGAGCACCTGCGGGCGTGGACCGACCGTGAGCTGCTGGTCTGCTCCGACGCGGGGGCGCCGTCCAACCTGGTGGACTCGGAGAAGTACTTCGCCACCCACGAGGAGGCGACGGCGGCGGCGCTGCGTGCGGGGGTGGACTCCTTCACCGACCACGGCACCGACGGATCGGTGATGGGAGCCCGGCTGCGCGGGGCGCTGGAGCAGGGGCTGATCGACCCGGAGGACATCGACCGGGCGGTGCGCCGGCTGCTCACCGTGCGTTTCGCGCTCGGCGAGTTCGACGCCGACCCGCACGAGGACGACACCGCGTACGACACCCCGGCCCACCGGGCCCTGGCACGGGAGGCGGCCGAGCAGGCCGTCGTCCTGCTCCGCAACGAGCCGCGGGCCGAAGGACCCCGGGGCCGGGCGCCGCTGCTGCCGCTGGCCGCCGGCACCCGGCTCGCGGTCGTCGGCCTGCTCGCCGACGAGTGCAAGCTCGACTGGTACAGCGGCAGCCTGCTGCACCGCAGTTCCCCGCTCGACGGGCTGCGCGAGCGCTTCGGCGCCGTCGAGTACGCCGAGGGCACCGACCTGGTCCGGCTGCGGACCGCCTCCGGGGGCGTGCTGCTGGCACCCGCGAGCGACGCCGCCGACCGGGCGCGCGGCGCGGAGGTCGCGCTGGACCCCGCCCTGCTGGCCGGCCGCACCGACCTGCCGCCGCTGACGGTCACGGACTCCCCCGGCACGGACGGCACGGTGTTCGCGATGACCGACTGGGGCGACGGGGTGCTCACCCTGCGGGCCGCTGGCGGGCGGTACCTCTCGGTGGCCGAGGACGGCTTCGTACGCGCCTCCGCCGACCAGCCGGGCGGCTGGGTGGTGCAGGAGACGTTCCGGCTCGTGCCGGCCGGCGGCGACCAGGGCAACCAGGGCGAACACCTCCTCCAGCACATCGCCACCGGGCTGTACCTCTGTGTCGCCGCCGACGGCGTGAAGGTTGCCGCCGAGGGCGAACCGCTCGCCGTCGACTCCGTGGAGCGCGGCGAGGACGCGGTGGCCCGGGCCGCCGCGGCGGCCGACGTGGTCGTGGTGGTCGCGGGCAACGACCCGCACATCAACGGACGCGAGACCGAGGACCGCCGGACCCTGGCGCTCCCGCCGCACCAGGAGCGCCTGTGGCGGGCCGCCCGCGACGCCAACCCGGACACGGTGCTCGTCCTGGTGTCGTCGTACCCGTACGCGGTGCCGGAGGCGGCCGCGGACCTGCCCGCCGTGCTGTGGACGGCCCACGGCGGCCAGGACGCCGGCACCGCGCTGGCCCGGGTGCTCGCCGGGGACGTGTCACCGGCCGGACGCCTGCCCCAGACCTGGTACCGCGACGACGCGGACCTGCCGGACCTGATGGACTACGACGTCATCGGCAGCCGGCAGACCTACCTCTACTTCCGCGGGGAGCCGCTGTTCCCCTTCGGCCACGGCCTGTCGTACACCCGCTTCGCCTACACGGGGCTGACGGCGGAGCTCACCGGGGGCCGGGTCCGCGTCCGGTTCACCGTCGCCAACACCGGCGCCCGCGCCTCGGACGAGGTGGCGCAGGTCTACCTCCGCGCCGTCGACGCCGACGTGCCCCGACCCGCCGCCGAACTGGCCGCGCACGAACGGCTGCACCTCGCCCCGGGCGAGTCCCGGGAGCTGGCGTTCGACGTGCCCGTGGAGGCCCTCGGCCACTGGGACGTCGCCCACGGGCGCTGGACCGTCGAGCCGGGGCGCTACGAGGTGCTGGCCGCGGCGTCGAGCACCGATGTGCGGCTGCGCGCGGCGGTGGAGGTCGCCGGCGTGCCGTCCCCGCCGCGCCCGGTGCTCGCCGGCGGCCTGGACGCGGCCGGCTACGACGAGCAGTCGGGCACCGTCCTGGTGGACCGCCACCGGACCCACGGCGACGCGGTGGCCCCGGTCGCGGCGGAGGGCAGCCTGCTGTACCGCCGCTGCGATCTCGGCGCAGGGCTGGGCACGGTGGGCGTGGAGGCGTCCGGCGAGGGCACGGTGGAGGTGCTCCTCGGCGGGGATCGGGTGGCCTCGGTGACCGTCCCCGCGACGGAGGGGCCCTACACGTACGTCACGGTGACCGGGCCGGCCGCCGCGCCCGCGGGAGTGCACGATCTGCGGGTCGTCCTGCGGGGCGCGGTACGGCTCGCCCGTCTGGATTTCACCGCTCGCGGCTGA
- a CDS encoding S8 family peptidase, whose amino-acid sequence MAPLRSKKARTAAVTTLTAAALVTGLTALPAQAAPAEGTVLAAGSPTAVQGSYIVTLAEDAGFSASAANSKALAKEYGGTAKKTFRHALNGFTAELTATQARRLAADPAVASVEQNQTVQVNATQTNAPWGLDRIDQTSLPLSGTYTYPDTAGSGVTAYVIDTGVRITHTQIAGRAANGYDAVDNDNVAQDGNGHGTHVATTIAGTTYGVAKKAKIVGVRVLNNSGSGTTAGVIAGIDWVTANHSGPSVANMSLGGGVSTTLDAAVRRSIASGVTYAVAAGNSNANASSFSPARVTEAITVGATTSTDARASYSNYGAVLDLFAPGSSITAGWHTSDTATNTISGTSMATPHVAGAAAVYLAGHTSATPAQVSAALVAGATTGVVTNPGSGSPNRLLKIVP is encoded by the coding sequence ATGGCACCACTGCGCAGCAAGAAGGCCCGCACCGCGGCCGTCACCACCTTGACGGCCGCGGCCCTCGTCACCGGGCTCACCGCACTTCCCGCCCAGGCCGCGCCCGCCGAGGGCACGGTGCTCGCCGCCGGCTCCCCCACAGCCGTCCAGGGCAGCTACATCGTCACCCTCGCCGAGGACGCGGGATTCTCCGCGTCCGCCGCGAACTCCAAAGCCCTCGCCAAGGAGTACGGCGGCACGGCGAAGAAGACGTTCCGCCACGCCCTGAACGGCTTCACCGCCGAGCTCACGGCCACCCAGGCGCGCAGACTGGCCGCCGACCCGGCGGTCGCCTCCGTCGAGCAGAACCAGACCGTCCAGGTGAACGCCACCCAGACGAACGCCCCCTGGGGCCTCGACCGCATCGACCAGACGTCGCTGCCGCTGTCCGGCACCTACACCTACCCGGACACGGCGGGCAGCGGGGTGACCGCGTACGTCATCGACACCGGTGTGCGCATCACCCACACCCAGATCGCCGGGCGGGCCGCCAACGGCTACGACGCCGTCGACAACGACAACGTCGCCCAGGACGGCAACGGCCACGGCACGCACGTGGCCACCACCATCGCCGGCACGACCTACGGCGTCGCCAAGAAGGCGAAGATCGTGGGCGTCCGGGTGCTCAACAACTCCGGCTCCGGGACGACGGCGGGCGTGATCGCCGGCATCGACTGGGTGACGGCGAACCACTCCGGCCCCTCCGTCGCCAACATGTCGCTCGGCGGCGGTGTGTCCACCACCCTGGACGCCGCCGTGCGGCGCTCCATAGCGAGCGGCGTGACGTACGCGGTGGCGGCGGGCAACAGCAACGCCAACGCGTCCTCGTTCTCCCCGGCCCGCGTCACCGAGGCCATCACCGTCGGCGCGACCACCAGCACGGACGCGCGGGCGAGCTACTCCAACTACGGCGCGGTCCTGGACCTCTTCGCGCCGGGCTCGTCGATCACGGCGGGGTGGCACACGAGCGACACCGCGACGAACACCATCTCCGGTACGTCGATGGCGACGCCGCACGTCGCGGGTGCCGCCGCGGTCTACCTCGCCGGCCACACCTCGGCGACGCCGGCCCAGGTCTCCGCGGCACTGGTCGCCGGGGCGACGACGGGTGTCGTCACCAACCCGGGCAGCGGCTCGCCGAACCGCCTCCTGAAGATCGTCCCGTAA
- a CDS encoding SGNH/GDSL hydrolase family protein, with protein sequence MKSVSEQVHTAGRIRDLGETVQFSWPGVYFEGRFRGTGLGVVLDCAAADYDVQVDGTTVATLVTPGDTTHWINGLRDGEHTVRVVKRNDTPGETSTFGGFVAAPGGAVLSKPAPRGRQIEFIGDSITVGYGNMSGTCDCNPEQVKRHTNSDMSHGALTAQQLDADYQINGFSGLGMVRNVAGIMPHVTYRTYYDRALLNVEGDVWQNPGTWRPHVVVVNLGSNDFSDLTPGEPWTPDSLAAAYRTAYGEFLRTLRTRYGAGSTLVAVGFDRNAEHVRQVVEARNDAGDSGVRYWFLDQSGLDFLGCDGHTSAHDDRVIADRLAPFLRSLSTGW encoded by the coding sequence GTGAAGAGCGTTTCGGAGCAGGTGCACACCGCAGGGCGGATAAGGGACCTGGGGGAGACGGTGCAGTTCAGTTGGCCTGGGGTGTACTTCGAGGGCCGCTTCCGCGGGACCGGCCTCGGGGTGGTACTCGACTGCGCGGCGGCCGACTACGACGTCCAGGTCGACGGGACCACCGTCGCCACGCTGGTCACACCCGGTGACACCACGCACTGGATCAACGGTCTGCGGGACGGCGAGCACACGGTCCGGGTCGTCAAGCGCAACGACACCCCGGGGGAGACCAGCACGTTCGGAGGCTTCGTCGCCGCGCCCGGGGGCGCCGTACTGAGCAAGCCGGCGCCCCGGGGCCGCCAGATCGAGTTCATCGGGGACTCCATCACGGTGGGCTACGGCAACATGTCGGGCACCTGTGACTGCAATCCGGAGCAGGTCAAGCGGCACACCAACAGCGATATGAGCCACGGCGCCCTCACCGCCCAGCAGCTGGACGCCGATTACCAGATCAACGGCTTCTCCGGCCTCGGGATGGTGCGTAACGTCGCCGGCATTATGCCGCACGTCACGTACCGGACCTACTACGACCGCGCCCTGCTGAACGTGGAGGGCGACGTCTGGCAGAACCCGGGGACGTGGCGCCCTCATGTCGTGGTGGTCAACCTCGGCTCCAACGACTTCTCCGACCTCACCCCGGGTGAACCGTGGACCCCCGACAGCCTCGCGGCCGCCTATCGCACCGCCTACGGCGAGTTCCTCCGGACACTGCGGACGCGCTACGGTGCCGGCTCCACCCTCGTGGCCGTCGGATTCGACAGAAATGCCGAGCATGTTCGACAGGTGGTCGAAGCGCGCAACGACGCCGGCGACAGCGGCGTCCGCTACTGGTTCCTCGATCAGTCGGGACTGGACTTCCTCGGATGTGACGGGCACACCTCGGCTCACGATGACCGGGTGATCGCCGACCGGCTTGCCCCGTTCCTCAGGAGCCTGTCGACGGGATGGTGA